A window of Pseudomonas putida genomic DNA:
CCACCCCGGGCCCGCAGGGCTTTCAGGCGCTTTTCCACATCCGGCACGGTCATGATGCTGCCATTGGAAGCCAGCGGGTTGCCGCCAAGAATCAGCATGAAACCGGTCTGGTCGATATCCGGGATCGGCAGCAGCAGGCCATGGCCGTACATCAGGTGGCTGACCAGGTGCTGCGGCAACTGGTCCACCGAGGTGGCAGAGAAGCGGTTGCGGGTTTTCAACAGGCCCAGGAAGTAGTTGCTGTGGGTCATCAGGCCGTAGTTGTGCACGCTCGGGTTGCCTTGGTACACCGCAACGGCATTGCGCCCATGGGCCTGCTGGATCGCCCACAACCTGTCGGCGGCCAGGGCAAAGGCTTCGTCCCAGCCGATAGCCTGCCAGTGCTCGCCCACCCGCTTGTGCGGTTGGCGCAGGCGGTCGGGGTCATTCTGGATGTCCTGCAAGGCCACGGCCTTTGGGCAGACATGGCCGCGGCTGAACGGGTCCTGCGGGTCGCCCTTGATCGAGCTGATCAGCGCCCGCCCGTGGTCGTCATGGCTGACTTCGATGTTCAGTCCGCAGATTGCTTCACACAGGTGACAGGCACGGTGGTGCAGGGTCTTGGTCATGGCCGCCTCTGCCTTGTTATCGTGGAGGATGTTGTAGAGGGTTGTCGAACATCGACTATGCGCTCACGCTCAACCACCGGCCAGCGCGCTTCGCGGCGTGAATCCACCGACATCAGGCACACGATTTGCGACAGCCATTTGCCAAATTGCCGGCAAGCCGTGTACAACCCTCTGTAGCAAATAAAAAACAGCACTGCCTGTCGGGTGAAGACACCCTTTGCAACACCCTTTGATTCCGGGCAGCTGTTTCCCCTCTTGGCTTCAGGCGACATTTACTTATAGTATTGCGCCTTTCCCTATTTCGTCCGCCCCCGTGCGGCTTACGCCGCAGGTCACTCCCGTTGTCAAAAAAACCATACGGTCGACCTGCATACCGTTGCAGATAAGGTAGTCAATCATGAGCGCTAGGCACTTTCTCTCCCTGCTGGACTTCACCACCGACGAATTGCTCGGTGTGATCCGCCGCGGCATCGAGCTGAAGGACCTGCGCAAGCGAGGCGTGCTGTTCGAGCCCCTGAAGAACCGCGTGCTGGGCATGATCTTCGAAAAGTCCTCGACCCGTACCCGCGTGTCGTTCGAGGCGGGCATGATCCAGCTCGGCGGCCAGGCCATCTTCCTGTCCCCACGCGACACCCAGCTGGGCCGTGGCGAGCCGATCAGCGACAGCGCCATCGTGCTGTCGAGCATGCTCGACGTGGTGATGATCCGTACCCACGCCCACACCACCCTGACCGAATTCGCCGCCAACTCGCGTGTGCCGGTGATCAACGCGCTGTCCGACGAGTCGCACCCATGCCAGTTGCTGGCCGACATGCAGACCTTCCTCGAACACCGCGGCTCGATCCAGGGCAAGACCGTCGCCTGGATCGGCGATGGCTTCAACATGTGCAACTCGTACATCGAGGCTGCCAGGCAGTTCGACTTCCAGCTGCGCATCGCCTGCCCGGAAGGCTACGAGCCGGACCCACGCTTCATGGCCATTGGTGGCGACCACGTGCAGATCGTGCGTGACCCGAAGGAAGCCGTGCGCGGCGCCCACCTGGTGACTACGGATGTCTGGACTTCCATGGGCCAGGAGGAGGAAACTGCTCGGCGCCTGGCGCATTTCGCGCCTTACCAGGTCACCCGCGAACTGCTCGACCTGGCGGCACCCGACGCCCTGTTCATGCACTGCCTGCCCGCCCACCGTGGTGAGGAAATCAGCCATGACCTGCTCGACGACCCACGTTCGGTCGCCTGGGACCAGGCTGAAAACCGCCTGCATGCACAGAAGGCCCTTCTCGAATTCCTTGTAGAACCGGCTTACCACCACGCATGAGTCAACCCCTACTGCTCAACCTGCGTAACCTCGCCTGCGGCTATGGCGACCAGCGCATCGTCCAGAACCTCAATCTGCACCTGAACGCAGGCGACATCGGTTGCCTGCTGGGTTCATCCGGTTGCGGCAAAACCACAACCCTGCGCGCCATCGCCGGTTTCGAGCCGGTGCACGACGGCGAGATCCAGCTGGCTGGCGAGGTCATTTCCCGGGCAGGCTTCACGCTGGCTCCGGAAAAACGCCGCATCGGCATGGTGTTCCAGGATTACGCGCTGTTTCCGCACCTGACCGTGGCACAGAACGTTGCCTTCGGCATCGCCAAGCACCCGCGCCAGGCCGAGGTCATCGAAGAGATGCTCGAGCTGGTCAAGCTGGGTGGCCTGGGCGGGCGCTACCCGCATGAACTGTCCGGTGGCCAGCAGCAACGGGTCGCCCTGGCCCGTGCACTGGCACCGGAGCCGCAACTGCTGCTGCTCGACGAGCCCTTCTCCAACCTCGACGTGGAACTGCGCCGGCGCCTGAGCCATGAGGTTCGCGACATACTCAAGAGCCGCGGCACCAGCGCCATCCTGGTGACCCATGACCAGGAAGAGGCCTTTGCCGTCAGCGACCAGGTCGGTGTGTTCAAGGAGGGCCGCCTGGAACAGTGGGACACGCCCTACAACCTTTACCACGAGCCACAGACGCCGTTCGTGGCCAGCTTCATTGGCCAGGGGTATTTCATCCGTGGGCAGATGATCAGCCACGAGGCGGTCAATACCGAGCTGGGTGAGTTGCGCGGCAATCGTGCCTACATCATGGCGCCGGGCAGCTCGGTGGATGTACTGTTGCGCCC
This region includes:
- the argF gene encoding ornithine carbamoyltransferase encodes the protein MSARHFLSLLDFTTDELLGVIRRGIELKDLRKRGVLFEPLKNRVLGMIFEKSSTRTRVSFEAGMIQLGGQAIFLSPRDTQLGRGEPISDSAIVLSSMLDVVMIRTHAHTTLTEFAANSRVPVINALSDESHPCQLLADMQTFLEHRGSIQGKTVAWIGDGFNMCNSYIEAARQFDFQLRIACPEGYEPDPRFMAIGGDHVQIVRDPKEAVRGAHLVTTDVWTSMGQEEETARRLAHFAPYQVTRELLDLAAPDALFMHCLPAHRGEEISHDLLDDPRSVAWDQAENRLHAQKALLEFLVEPAYHHA
- a CDS encoding ABC transporter ATP-binding protein, producing MSQPLLLNLRNLACGYGDQRIVQNLNLHLNAGDIGCLLGSSGCGKTTTLRAIAGFEPVHDGEIQLAGEVISRAGFTLAPEKRRIGMVFQDYALFPHLTVAQNVAFGIAKHPRQAEVIEEMLELVKLGGLGGRYPHELSGGQQQRVALARALAPEPQLLLLDEPFSNLDVELRRRLSHEVRDILKSRGTSAILVTHDQEEAFAVSDQVGVFKEGRLEQWDTPYNLYHEPQTPFVASFIGQGYFIRGQMISHEAVNTELGELRGNRAYIMAPGSSVDVLLRPDDIVHAPGSALQANIVGKSFLGASTLYRLQLPTGSQLEAIFPSHDDHQVGEDVGIAVKADHLVLFPVPGSVAAQLPRQENGVRRYSSAT